Genomic DNA from Corallococcus macrosporus:
CTCCGCGCTCTAGTAGCGCGGCAGGGAAGGGTCCACGGTGCGCGAGTACAGGTCGATGCCGCCCTGGAGCGACACGGCCTGCAGCCCCCGGTCGATGAGGTACGCGGCGCCGTCCAGGCTGCGCACGCCGTGGTGGCAGTAGACGACGACGGGGCGGCCCTTCAGCGCGTCCAGCTGCTCGTGGAAGTCCTCCAGCTCCGGCAGGGGCATCAGCACCGAGCCGGGCAGGGCCACCCATTCGTGCTCGTGGGGGAAGCGCACGTCCACCAGCACGGGGCGTGACTCGGGGGGGCCTGCCAGGCGCCGGGCCAGCTCGGCGGGG
This window encodes:
- a CDS encoding rhodanese-like domain-containing protein gives rise to the protein MPIPEITPAELARRLAGPPESRPVLVDVRFPHEHEWVALPGSVLMPLPELEDFHEQLDALKGRPVVVYCHHGVRSLDGAAYLIDRGLQAVSLQGGIDLYSRTVDPSLPRY